From a single Mus caroli chromosome X, CAROLI_EIJ_v1.1, whole genome shotgun sequence genomic region:
- the LOC110287244 gene encoding uncharacterized protein LOC110287244 — protein MDKLEESAEGTNSWTSHTNLTKNKIFLKPISRGSGKNYTEYICRSSEQNVQVLKRVKESPKKRKKVKFWGKHTIPLCKPTEEGGAAPHPGENKRQKKKRKTRHKRKKMLQNKLKMLWGQYTQLQSEINILLDQYSQLPDGVKTQCNHHDNQMHENTNIPCDQDGHLKELVITQFDPDKQVKKEISRHYYRDRHEKKDKMKLLSHDQQGQKERITHFDKNKQVERNRKLYQDKHMKKHMMRHYYQDKYAKTDKIKLLSKDQQEQEESITHFDQIKQFYQGKQVKEKTIRHYYQDRHAKKDRITLFIYDQQGQEDVITHLDQNNQEERNTQFDHDNQVKEERIKVCFPNKKVDEERITFCSPEKQENEIPIPFYQHTHLRGGMKTLQLHQVAGDYVHQASTDARMHSWHNYLHCLYYTDIS, from the exons ATGGACAAGTTGGAAGAGAGTGCAGAAGGTACAAACTCATGGACTTCACATACTAACCTAACAAAGAACAAGATTTTCCTAAAGCCCATATCTCGGGGTTCTGGCAAGAACTACACTGAATACATTTGCAGAAGTAGTGAACAG AATGTACAGGTCCTAAAAAGGGTAAAAGAAAGTccgaaaaagagaaaaaaggtaaAGTTCTGGGGAAAACATACCATCCCTCTATGTAAACCTACAGAAGAAGGTGGAGCAGCACCACACCCAGGAGAAAACAAGCGGCAGAAAAAGAAGCGTAAAACTCGACATAAACGAAAAAAAATGCTGCAGAACAAGCTGAAGATGCTGTGGGGTCAATATactcagctacagagtgagataaATATACTATTGGATCAATACTCTCAGTTACCTGATGGAGTGAAGACACAATGTAACCACCATGATAACCAAATGCATGAGAACACAAATATACCATGTGATCAAGATGGACATCTCAAAGAGTTGGTGATCACACAGTTTGATCCagacaaacaagtgaaaaaagAGATAAGCAGACACTACTATCGAGACAGACatgaaaagaaagataagatGAAACTACTCAGTCATGACCAGCAAGGACAAAAAGAGAGAATCACACACTTTGACAAAAATAAGCAAGTAGAGAGGAACAGAAAACTTTATCAAGACAAACATATGAAAAAACATATGATGAGACACTACTATCAAGACAAGTATGCAAAGACGGATAAGATCAAACTACTCAGTAAGGACCAGCAAGAACAAGAAGAGAGCATCACACATTTTGACCAAATTAAGCAATTTTATCAaggaaaacaagtgaaagaaaagaCGATCAGGCACTATTATCAAGACAGGCATGCAAAAAAAGATAGGATCACACTATTCATTTATGACCAGCAAGGGCAAGAGGATGTAATCACACACTTAGACCAAAATAATCAAGAGGAGAGGAACACACAATTTGATCATGATAATCAAGTGAAAGAGGAGAGGATCAAAGTTTGCTTTCCAAACAAGAAGGTAGATGAAGAGAGAATCACATTTTGCTCTCCAGAAAAGCAGGAGAATGAGATACCCATCCCCTTCTATCAACACACACACCTGCGTGGAGGGATGAAAACTCTGCAACTACATCAAGTGGCAGGAGATTATGTACACCAGGCAAGCACAGATGCAAGGATGCATAGCTGGCACAATTACCTTCATTGCTTATATTATACAGACATCAGCTAG